One region of Faecalibacter bovis genomic DNA includes:
- a CDS encoding glycosyltransferase family 2 protein: MNYQPKISVIVPVYNTEKYLTKCLDSILNQTLKDIEVIVVNDGSKDNSQNIIEGFKRLDSRIISIIKENGGLSDARNTGIDKANGEFIAFIDSDDYIASNMFEKMYYLAKEHNSEIVLCDLVKVDENGNEFRHLPQSPQLPEKIILKDDLTIFGEMSCFACNKIFKKFLFDKHRFRKGIHFEDIELIPKLVLDSKIISKINQPFYKYFERQDSISKTHTEKGLDMFIAVEEVTKYFKKSEFFQKNNELKRFQIIQGYYSFLAYLAYVKDKSLKVEMINKLNDFLISNLISKKEIKNYKRFGEVYFSTLPIKKKFFYAISLLNLKLLARI, from the coding sequence ATGAATTATCAACCAAAAATATCAGTGATAGTCCCTGTTTACAATACAGAAAAATATCTTACGAAATGTCTTGATTCAATTTTAAATCAAACATTAAAAGATATCGAAGTAATTGTAGTAAACGATGGATCGAAAGATAATTCCCAAAATATAATAGAGGGTTTTAAAAGATTAGATAGTCGAATTATTTCAATTATTAAAGAAAATGGAGGGTTAAGTGACGCTAGAAATACTGGTATTGATAAGGCAAATGGTGAATTTATCGCCTTTATAGATTCGGATGATTATATTGCTAGTAATATGTTTGAGAAAATGTATTATTTGGCTAAAGAACATAATTCAGAAATTGTATTATGTGATTTGGTAAAGGTTGATGAAAACGGAAATGAATTTAGACATTTACCACAATCACCTCAATTGCCAGAGAAAATTATTTTGAAAGATGATTTAACAATTTTCGGTGAAATGAGTTGTTTTGCTTGTAATAAAATTTTCAAGAAATTTTTATTCGATAAGCATAGATTCCGTAAAGGAATTCATTTTGAAGATATAGAATTAATTCCAAAATTGGTGTTAGATTCAAAGATTATTTCAAAAATTAATCAGCCTTTTTATAAATATTTTGAACGGCAAGATTCTATTTCTAAAACTCATACAGAGAAAGGTTTAGATATGTTTATTGCTGTAGAAGAAGTTACGAAATATTTTAAAAAATCGGAATTTTTTCAGAAAAATAATGAATTAAAACGTTTTCAAATAATACAAGGATATTATTCTTTTTTGGCTTATCTGGCCTATGTAAAGGATAAATCTTTAAAGGTTGAAATGATTAATAAGTTAAATGATTTTTTAATTAGTAATTTAATTAGCAAAAAAGAGATAAAAAATTATAAAAGGTTTGGAGAGGTTTATTTTTCAACATTACCCATTAAAAAGAAATTTTTTTATGCCATATCATTACTTAATCTTAAACTTTTAGCAAGAATTTAA
- a CDS encoding polysaccharide biosynthesis/export family protein — MKRIINRALVFIIFSMLASCISLKDIQLIQPDEKLKLDNKGMIDYSVPEYYIQKNDMLLINVSSTNPSTLGILSDFTTSGNRTFATGQNQGVWVRDDGKIELPRIGKIEVEGLTIKQAREKIQEEFYKIYTPEGTFIDVNLTGIEYTMIGEANRGVFRADKRDMTILEAFARSGGDNIYADLKNVRIIRTTPDGTKQVHVDLTKESIMNSEYYWIQNNDIIVVNPRKEKIWGVGLNPLSVVTTTMGVIGTILGVYLFFDRF, encoded by the coding sequence ATGAAAAGAATTATTAATAGAGCTTTAGTTTTCATAATTTTTTCAATGCTCGCATCATGTATTTCGTTGAAGGATATTCAGCTTATTCAGCCAGATGAAAAATTGAAATTAGATAATAAAGGAATGATTGATTATAGTGTTCCTGAATATTATATCCAAAAAAACGATATGTTATTAATTAATGTATCTTCTACAAACCCTTCCACTCTTGGAATTTTAAGTGATTTTACAACTTCGGGTAATAGAACTTTTGCTACTGGTCAAAATCAGGGAGTTTGGGTCAGAGATGATGGTAAAATAGAATTACCAAGGATAGGTAAAATAGAAGTTGAAGGTTTGACTATAAAACAAGCTAGAGAAAAAATTCAAGAAGAATTTTATAAAATATATACACCCGAAGGTACTTTTATAGATGTTAATCTTACTGGAATTGAATATACAATGATCGGTGAAGCCAATAGAGGCGTTTTTAGAGCTGATAAAAGAGACATGACAATATTAGAAGCTTTCGCAAGATCTGGCGGTGATAATATTTATGCAGATTTGAAGAACGTCAGAATTATTCGTACAACACCTGATGGCACTAAACAAGTTCATGTAGATTTGACAAAAGAATCAATTATGAATTCAGAATATTATTGGATTCAGAATAATGATATAATTGTTGTAAATCCTCGTAAAGAGAAAATTTGGGGTGTAGGTCTTAATCCATTATCAGTAGTTACGACTACTATGGGGGTAATTGGAACTATATTAGGCGTTTATTTATTTTTTGATAGATTTTAA
- a CDS encoding exopolysaccharide transport family protein, with protein sequence MENTKKKKTGDILDIERLIPRLISAWPLYIITVLIFMLIAFYFNTWKLDKIYSATTTFKINNSSSSNALANNSINFIWGGNTNKVDALSYTLSSRIHNEKVVKKSASYVFYYEQGKIKKSDIYKLDAPFIVEIDTTYNQIIKSEIQIEGIDQNSFAINVIVPEGKVYNYMKDSIIRNETIALPKTARYGQWIVGNNYKFRVNKNHLNYHTSKYSFSLVTIPEATRRVMQNFNVAQASKIASIISVTKNSKSLNESVDLLNNSIKVLIDTELAEKNISTVKTKNYLEKQIEKVRFKLDSATDNLQELQKQTGITNFDSKKSEILSKLVQLDSKKLEIEEQIEALTRLTPRSNSSVSNLIALNIAGLDVSYFMQNVSKIESLEDQKNELLKIYQKNTTEIREIDQKIAQARRDIDNIVNAHKSKLNTDLAQVQEKIDEVEFQVAKLPFQEIEFLEANRAFEMNNELYFNLITQLNATSLTLASNVSDITIIDPAKNQGQGSIGPDTKRNYLIALAAGLFLPFLYVVVKELLDFKVKVIKDITSRTHIPLIGTVGDLGDNSPLIVLNSPKSGLAESFRAIRSNLKFLYKTDPLHPNNKTILMTSFIGGEGKTFNSMNIATVLGSTDKKAVLIGMDLRKPKIFDDFKISNKLGVVNYITGNAELEEVIQKTVLPNLDIITAGPIPPNPSELILSKKMESFLSVLKDKYDFIIIDSPPIGLVADSYDLMKFADCTLYVSRYNYSEKNFINTISNKYDEGEVSNIGIILNGFKAGSGYGYGYGYGYGYGYGYFDEDQNFDDSLKGKLKRLFIRIKEQLF encoded by the coding sequence ATGGAGAATACGAAGAAAAAAAAGACTGGTGATATTCTTGATATTGAAAGATTAATTCCACGATTAATTTCAGCTTGGCCACTATATATTATTACAGTATTAATATTTATGTTAATTGCATTTTATTTTAATACTTGGAAATTAGATAAAATTTATAGCGCTACTACAACTTTTAAAATTAATAATAGTTCATCAAGTAATGCATTAGCAAATAATTCTATTAACTTTATTTGGGGTGGTAACACCAATAAAGTAGATGCATTATCTTATACATTATCATCTCGTATTCATAATGAAAAAGTAGTTAAAAAATCAGCATCATATGTATTTTACTATGAACAAGGTAAAATTAAAAAGTCTGATATATATAAATTAGATGCTCCTTTTATTGTAGAAATTGATACGACTTACAATCAAATCATTAAATCAGAAATTCAAATCGAAGGAATTGATCAAAATTCTTTTGCGATAAATGTTATTGTACCAGAAGGTAAGGTTTATAATTACATGAAGGATAGTATTATTCGCAATGAAACAATTGCATTACCTAAAACAGCGCGTTATGGTCAGTGGATTGTTGGGAATAATTATAAATTCAGAGTTAATAAAAATCATTTAAATTATCATACTTCTAAATATTCTTTTTCTTTAGTTACGATACCTGAAGCTACTAGAAGAGTGATGCAAAACTTTAATGTAGCACAAGCTTCTAAAATTGCAAGTATTATATCTGTAACCAAAAACTCTAAAAGTTTAAATGAATCTGTTGATTTATTAAATAATTCTATCAAAGTTTTAATTGATACAGAATTAGCTGAAAAAAATATATCAACAGTTAAAACAAAAAATTATTTAGAAAAACAGATTGAAAAAGTTAGATTTAAGCTTGATAGTGCAACAGATAATTTACAAGAGCTTCAGAAACAAACAGGTATTACAAATTTTGATTCAAAAAAATCTGAAATATTATCAAAATTAGTTCAATTAGATTCTAAAAAGTTAGAAATTGAAGAACAAATAGAAGCATTAACTAGATTAACACCAAGATCAAATAGTAGTGTTAGTAATTTAATTGCATTAAATATTGCTGGATTAGATGTATCGTATTTCATGCAAAATGTTTCAAAAATAGAATCACTTGAGGATCAAAAAAACGAACTATTAAAGATATATCAAAAAAATACAACAGAAATTCGTGAAATTGATCAAAAGATCGCACAAGCTCGTCGCGATATTGATAACATTGTTAATGCACATAAATCGAAATTAAATACTGATTTAGCTCAAGTACAAGAAAAAATTGATGAAGTTGAATTTCAAGTTGCGAAATTACCATTTCAAGAAATAGAATTTTTAGAGGCTAATAGAGCATTTGAAATGAATAATGAGTTATATTTTAATTTAATTACTCAATTAAATGCAACTAGTTTAACCTTAGCTTCAAATGTTTCTGATATTACAATTATAGATCCTGCTAAAAATCAAGGGCAAGGTTCGATTGGACCTGATACTAAAAGAAATTATTTAATAGCTTTAGCAGCAGGTTTATTCTTACCATTCTTATATGTAGTTGTAAAAGAGTTGTTAGACTTTAAAGTAAAAGTAATTAAAGATATTACTTCAAGAACACATATTCCATTAATCGGAACGGTTGGTGATCTAGGAGATAATTCACCTCTAATCGTTTTAAATAGTCCTAAATCTGGACTTGCAGAATCATTCCGAGCAATTCGTTCTAATTTAAAGTTTTTATATAAAACAGATCCTTTACATCCAAACAATAAAACGATATTAATGACTTCGTTTATTGGTGGTGAGGGTAAAACGTTTAATTCTATGAATATTGCTACAGTTTTAGGTTCTACCGATAAAAAAGCTGTATTAATAGGAATGGATTTACGTAAACCTAAGATTTTTGATGATTTTAAGATCAGTAATAAATTAGGTGTTGTTAATTACATTACAGGAAATGCAGAATTAGAAGAAGTAATTCAGAAAACTGTTTTACCGAATTTAGATATTATTACAGCTGGTCCAATTCCACCCAATCCATCGGAATTAATTTTGAGTAAGAAAATGGAATCCTTTTTATCAGTATTAAAGGATAAATATGATTTCATAATTATTGATTCACCTCCAATTGGTTTGGTTGCAGATTCTTATGATTTAATGAAATTTGCAGACTGTACTTTATACGTGTCACGTTACAACTATTCGGAGAAAAATTTTATCAATACTATTTCTAATAAATATGATGAAGGAGAAGTTTCAAATATTGGAATCATCCTGAATGGATTTAAAGCAGGGTCAGGATACGGTTATGGATATGGTTACGGTTACGGATATGGATATGGATATTTTGACGAAGATCAAAATTTTGATGATTCATTAAAAGGTAAATTAAAAAGGTTATTCATACGTATTAAAGAGCAATTATTCTAA
- a CDS encoding glycosyltransferase family 4 protein, with protein MENFKILEFLYQLKISPIYVNIVGAFISAFVITLVSIPKIIRISHKKGLMDAPNERSSHVFKVPTLGGVALFFGIVVSTSIFATELGSNYAFFLSAITILFFVGLMDDLLVVAPDKKLYAQIISITLIVFGSGIMINSLYGLLGINEIPYWIGVLLTYFVFIILINAYNLIDGIDGLASGIGIVISFAFIFIFYRIFDYSIGILAISVVAVLIGFLKYNLSKSNKIFMGDTGSMVIGFIITFMAIRFLYMAGLPNYKIESAPVILLFIFCIPVIDTLNVFIIRLLIKKHPLHPDKNHLHHQLLKLGLNHIQTSIILVTINIIFIAVGYFLRYLEINKLFLIFILLSTSFVVILRYITHYKNKLTLN; from the coding sequence ATGGAAAACTTTAAAATATTAGAATTTTTATATCAATTAAAAATTTCTCCAATATATGTAAATATTGTTGGTGCATTTATTTCAGCTTTTGTAATTACATTGGTTTCGATTCCAAAAATTATTAGAATTTCTCATAAAAAGGGGCTTATGGATGCACCTAATGAGAGAAGTTCACATGTTTTTAAAGTACCAACTTTAGGAGGTGTCGCACTTTTTTTTGGAATTGTTGTTTCAACATCAATTTTCGCAACAGAACTTGGTTCAAATTACGCGTTCTTTTTATCCGCTATTACAATATTATTTTTTGTCGGGTTAATGGACGATCTGTTAGTGGTTGCTCCAGACAAAAAATTATATGCACAAATAATTAGTATTACTTTAATTGTTTTTGGTTCGGGTATTATGATTAATTCATTGTATGGCTTGTTAGGAATCAACGAAATACCTTATTGGATAGGTGTGCTGTTAACTTATTTTGTATTTATAATTTTAATTAATGCATACAATTTAATTGATGGAATCGATGGATTAGCATCAGGAATTGGGATAGTCATATCATTTGCATTCATTTTTATTTTTTATAGAATTTTTGATTACAGTATCGGAATTTTAGCAATATCTGTTGTAGCAGTATTAATTGGTTTTTTAAAATATAATTTATCAAAATCTAATAAAATTTTTATGGGTGACACTGGATCAATGGTAATTGGTTTTATCATTACATTCATGGCTATACGATTTCTATATATGGCTGGATTGCCAAATTATAAAATAGAATCCGCACCTGTTATCTTATTATTTATTTTTTGTATTCCTGTTATTGACACATTAAATGTGTTCATTATTAGATTGTTAATTAAAAAACACCCATTGCATCCAGATAAAAATCACTTACATCATCAATTGTTAAAGTTGGGATTAAATCATATTCAGACATCAATAATTTTAGTTACAATCAATATCATTTTTATTGCTGTTGGATATTTTCTTAGATATTTAGAAATCAATAAACTTTTTTTGATTTTTATATTACTTTCAACTAGTTTTGTTGTGATTTTGAGGTATATTACTCATTATAAAAATAAACTGACTTTAAATTAA
- a CDS encoding sugar transferase, with protein MLNKKIFDYILALILLIFLVGLIISMILISTIDTKEFGLFSQKRVGLDGKIFKIYKIRTMKGIQKNTITTSSHRITKIGKFLRDYKLDEIPQLINILKGDMSFVGPRPDVIGYADELQGEDRIILTIKPGITGPAQLKYKNEEEILSSVQDPIWYNNNVLWPDKVAINKEYVKNWSFLKDINYIIKTIV; from the coding sequence ATGTTGAATAAGAAGATATTCGATTATATACTAGCATTAATCCTACTAATTTTTTTAGTAGGATTAATCATTTCTATGATTTTGATATCTACCATAGATACAAAAGAATTTGGTTTATTTTCTCAGAAAAGAGTAGGGTTGGATGGTAAAATTTTCAAGATTTATAAAATTCGTACCATGAAAGGAATTCAAAAAAATACGATAACAACTTCAAGTCATCGCATTACTAAAATCGGAAAATTTCTTAGAGATTATAAATTAGACGAAATACCACAGCTTATTAACATCTTGAAAGGGGATATGAGCTTTGTAGGTCCTAGACCTGATGTAATTGGTTATGCAGATGAACTACAAGGTGAAGATCGAATCATTTTAACTATTAAACCAGGAATTACAGGTCCTGCGCAACTAAAATATAAAAATGAAGAAGAAATACTTTCATCTGTTCAAGATCCAATTTGGTATAACAACAATGTACTTTGGCCAGATAAAGTTGCGATTAATAAAGAGTATGTAAAAAATTGGTCATTTCTTAAAGACATCAATTACATTATTAAAACAATAGTTTAA
- a CDS encoding acyl carrier protein phosphodiesterase, producing MNLVAHQYLSFNNPSLQLGNFLGEVVKGNKYNDYPDDIKLGILLHREIDSFTDSHDVVKRSSTYFHSTQHKYSPIVVDLVYDYFLIKHWRKYHPTSFQLFKENCYELFSYNTENFPTNLQEMLNHLLKNDWFENYSTIEGIQKTLTGISKRVNFDNNLTNTASTIYQYETELEKDFLQFFPELVQFSKDFIQSK from the coding sequence ATGAATCTAGTTGCTCATCAGTATTTATCATTCAATAATCCATCTCTACAACTTGGTAATTTTCTTGGCGAAGTTGTAAAAGGGAATAAATACAATGATTATCCTGATGATATAAAACTAGGAATTCTATTGCATCGTGAAATTGATTCGTTTACCGATTCTCACGATGTTGTTAAAAGAAGTTCAACTTATTTTCATTCCACTCAACATAAATATTCGCCTATTGTTGTCGATTTAGTTTATGATTATTTTTTAATTAAACATTGGCGAAAATACCATCCTACATCCTTCCAGTTATTTAAAGAAAACTGCTACGAATTATTTAGTTACAATACTGAGAATTTTCCTACCAATCTTCAGGAAATGTTGAATCATTTATTAAAAAATGATTGGTTCGAAAATTATAGCACAATAGAAGGAATTCAAAAAACACTGACCGGAATTAGTAAAAGAGTAAACTTCGATAACAATCTTACTAATACTGCATCTACTATATATCAATACGAAACTGAATTGGAGAAAGATTTTCTACAATTTTTCCCAGAATTGGTGCAGTTTAGTAAAGATTTTATACAATCAAAATAA
- a CDS encoding EpsG family protein has product MSLIYYLIFFLLVVTSYFEFSKNEKGSKQWYYAIVILMMFTAGLGYALSPDWIAYHKTFLLVGDIEWSELDRFSEMASMEKGFLSLNKILGDFGFGFGMLTLVMAIGALTLKASTFYKYGGVPFLVLFIYAMPNFMFEEHVHIRQGMANAFAIFSVRYIIDRKLLKFLICIAIGFQFHESIIVFILAYWIAIMKFNEVTIGWLVTIAIIGNYTGLNSIIEVIMQFMPIGQDKFEDYQSQLYTESDVAIGDIVKIISVISILIYNKYAAHDKLYCMFRNLFIMGVLLYFFLGKGIFGIRLPGFYLVFLGLTLGRMLYSFNGANFKRNFIYLSFVSYTLLLIFWFQVKQGHKSNFANYKTFFTPGAVYGLWKY; this is encoded by the coding sequence ATGAGTTTAATTTATTATTTAATATTTTTTCTATTAGTAGTTACATCTTATTTCGAATTCTCCAAGAACGAAAAAGGAAGTAAACAATGGTATTATGCAATTGTAATACTGATGATGTTTACTGCAGGATTAGGATATGCATTAAGTCCAGATTGGATTGCATATCATAAGACATTTTTACTTGTTGGTGATATTGAATGGTCTGAATTAGATAGGTTTTCAGAGATGGCTTCAATGGAAAAAGGATTTTTATCATTGAATAAAATTTTAGGCGACTTTGGTTTTGGGTTCGGAATGTTAACCTTAGTAATGGCCATTGGAGCATTAACTTTAAAGGCATCTACTTTTTATAAATATGGTGGCGTTCCGTTTTTAGTATTGTTTATATATGCAATGCCAAATTTCATGTTCGAAGAGCATGTACATATTAGGCAAGGAATGGCAAATGCTTTCGCAATATTTTCTGTAAGATATATAATAGATAGAAAATTATTAAAGTTTTTGATTTGTATAGCGATTGGTTTTCAATTTCACGAATCAATTATTGTATTTATACTAGCATATTGGATTGCAATAATGAAGTTTAACGAAGTCACAATTGGTTGGTTAGTAACAATCGCAATCATTGGTAACTATACTGGTTTAAATTCTATTATTGAAGTTATTATGCAATTTATGCCAATTGGTCAAGATAAGTTTGAAGATTATCAAAGTCAGTTATATACAGAATCTGATGTTGCCATTGGAGATATTGTAAAAATTATATCTGTCATATCAATTTTGATTTATAACAAATACGCAGCTCATGATAAATTATACTGTATGTTTAGAAATTTATTTATCATGGGAGTATTATTGTATTTCTTTTTAGGTAAAGGTATTTTTGGGATTAGGCTTCCAGGATTTTATTTAGTGTTCTTAGGATTAACTTTAGGTAGAATGTTATATTCTTTCAATGGAGCTAATTTTAAAAGAAACTTTATTTATTTAAGTTTCGTGTCGTACACATTATTATTGATTTTTTGGTTCCAAGTAAAGCAAGGTCATAAATCGAATTTCGCAAATTATAAAACTTTTTTTACGCCAGGGGCAGTATATGGATTATGGAAGTATTAG
- a CDS encoding glycosyltransferase family 2 protein gives MEVLVSIITPCYNSEKFIKDTYESIKNQTFENWEWIIVDDKSSDQSVEILKSINDKRIKLFVNNENKGAANARNTALNQAKGRYITFIDSDDLWEEKFLEESINFLQNNKEELVYSSYKRVNEELEPLLNDFIAEDYIDSERILYNCPIPMLTSMYDSKRIGKIYFPDVELREDHAMWIQLLKKVKHARAIKQPLGIYRMRDNSVSRNKIKIAKKQFDLYYKYLNMNIFKSFYYTINWGFNGLKKYGKL, from the coding sequence ATGGAAGTATTAGTATCGATTATAACACCTTGTTACAATTCTGAAAAATTCATTAAGGATACTTATGAATCTATCAAGAATCAAACTTTTGAAAATTGGGAATGGATTATTGTAGATGATAAATCTTCAGATCAATCTGTCGAAATTTTAAAGTCTATAAATGATAAAAGAATAAAATTATTCGTTAATAACGAAAATAAAGGTGCAGCAAACGCTAGAAATACTGCTTTAAATCAAGCAAAGGGAAGATATATTACATTTATTGATAGTGATGATTTATGGGAGGAAAAATTTTTAGAAGAATCGATTAATTTTTTACAAAATAATAAGGAGGAATTAGTTTATTCATCTTATAAAAGAGTTAATGAAGAATTAGAACCTCTACTCAATGATTTTATTGCAGAAGATTATATTGATTCAGAAAGGATTTTATATAATTGTCCAATACCTATGCTTACGTCAATGTATGACTCGAAGCGAATTGGTAAAATTTATTTTCCTGATGTAGAGCTGAGAGAAGATCATGCCATGTGGATACAGTTATTAAAAAAGGTAAAACATGCTAGGGCAATAAAACAACCTTTGGGAATTTATAGGATGAGAGATAACTCAGTCTCTAGAAATAAAATTAAAATAGCAAAAAAACAGTTTGACTTATATTATAAATATTTGAATATGAATATATTTAAGTCATTTTATTATACGATTAATTGGGGATTTAATGGATTAAAAAAATATGGAAAACTTTAA
- a CDS encoding acyl-CoA carboxylase subunit beta has protein sequence MDLTFNKREDYNKLQLSKLKHKLNEVYLGGGQKKIDAHKSKGKLTARERIDYLFDDNTDSIEIGALVGDEMYKEHGGCPSGGVVIKIGYVSRKQCIVVANDATVKAGAWFPITGKKNLRAQEIAMENKLPIIYLVDSAGVYLPMQDEIFPDKEHFGRIFRNNAKMSSMGIIQISAVMGSCVAGGAYLPIMSDEALIVDKTGSIFLAGSYLVKAAIGEDIDNETLGGATTHCEISGVTDYKAKDDYDCLDRIKSVMSKIGDYEKAGFNRIEPAKPALDEKEIYGILPESRAEQYDMYEIIKRLVDNSEFDEYKADYGKTIICAYARIDGWAVGIVANQRKIVKSTKDGMQFGGVIYSDSADKATRFIANCNQKKIPLVFLQDVTGFMVGSKSEHGGIIKDGAKMVNAVSNSVVPKFTIVVGNSYGAGNYAMCGKAYDPRLIAAWPSAQLAVMGGEQAAKVLLQIQEATLKSKGVEIDDTKKEELLKEITDKYNYQTSPYYAASRLWTDGIIDPLDTRKWISLGIEAADHAPIETPFNLGVIQV, from the coding sequence ATGGATCTAACATTTAATAAAAGAGAGGATTATAATAAATTACAACTATCTAAATTAAAACATAAACTTAATGAAGTTTATTTAGGTGGTGGACAAAAAAAAATTGACGCGCATAAAAGCAAAGGAAAATTAACAGCAAGGGAACGTATTGATTATTTATTTGACGATAATACAGATTCTATTGAAATCGGAGCCTTAGTTGGAGACGAAATGTACAAAGAACATGGAGGTTGCCCTTCTGGAGGTGTTGTTATTAAAATTGGATACGTTTCTAGAAAACAATGTATCGTTGTTGCAAATGATGCAACTGTAAAAGCAGGTGCTTGGTTCCCAATAACAGGTAAAAAGAATTTGCGCGCACAAGAAATTGCGATGGAAAATAAATTACCTATTATCTATTTAGTAGATAGTGCGGGTGTTTACTTACCTATGCAAGATGAAATTTTCCCAGATAAAGAACATTTTGGACGCATTTTTAGAAACAATGCAAAAATGTCGTCGATGGGAATTATTCAAATTTCTGCTGTAATGGGAAGTTGTGTTGCTGGTGGTGCATATTTACCTATTATGAGTGATGAAGCTTTGATTGTTGATAAAACAGGATCAATATTCTTGGCTGGAAGTTATTTAGTTAAAGCAGCAATTGGTGAAGATATTGATAACGAAACTTTAGGTGGAGCTACAACACATTGCGAAATTTCTGGAGTAACAGATTATAAAGCGAAAGACGATTACGATTGTTTAGATCGCATTAAATCTGTTATGTCTAAAATTGGTGATTATGAAAAAGCTGGGTTTAATAGAATTGAGCCTGCAAAACCAGCATTAGATGAAAAGGAAATTTACGGAATTTTACCTGAATCTAGAGCTGAACAATATGATATGTATGAAATCATAAAACGTTTAGTAGATAATTCTGAATTTGATGAATACAAAGCTGACTACGGAAAAACTATTATTTGTGCATACGCTCGTATCGATGGTTGGGCTGTCGGAATAGTTGCAAACCAAAGAAAAATTGTTAAATCGACAAAAGACGGGATGCAATTTGGAGGTGTGATTTATTCTGATTCAGCTGATAAAGCAACTCGTTTTATTGCGAATTGTAATCAAAAGAAAATCCCTTTAGTATTCTTACAAGATGTAACTGGATTTATGGTTGGATCTAAATCAGAACATGGAGGAATTATCAAAGATGGAGCAAAAATGGTTAATGCCGTTTCAAATTCTGTTGTACCTAAGTTTACAATTGTTGTAGGAAATTCTTACGGTGCTGGTAATTATGCAATGTGCGGAAAAGCTTATGATCCAAGATTAATTGCTGCTTGGCCTTCAGCTCAATTAGCAGTGATGGGTGGTGAACAAGCTGCAAAAGTTTTATTACAAATTCAAGAAGCAACTTTAAAAAGTAAAGGTGTAGAAATTGATGATACTAAAAAAGAAGAATTATTAAAAGAGATTACGGATAAATATAACTATCAAACAAGTCCTTATTATGCGGCTTCACGCTTATGGACTGATGGGATTATTGATCCATTAGATACACGTAAATGGATTTCATTAGGAATTGAAGCTGCAGACCATGCACCGATTGAAACTCCTTTTAATTTAGGTGTTATCCAAGTATAA